One segment of Synechococcales cyanobacterium T60_A2020_003 DNA contains the following:
- a CDS encoding leucyl/phenylalanyl-tRNA--protein transferase — protein sequence MQYNIPAIIQAYAQGYFLMENDETQGLSWYSSRERALIPLDDRFCYPRSLQRVLNQNRFTVAINKDFFAVVEGCANRETTWISDELKEIYIALHQAGWAHSFETWQGQELAGGILGIAIGGAFIGESMFYRIPEGSKVAMVKLVEHLRSRQFLLFDAQMTNPHLERFGAYLVSNRSYEKLLHQAVRQPCLFV from the coding sequence ATTCAGTACAATATTCCCGCCATTATCCAAGCCTATGCCCAGGGCTACTTTTTAATGGAAAACGACGAAACCCAGGGGCTTTCTTGGTATTCAAGTCGCGAACGAGCGCTGATTCCGTTAGACGACCGTTTTTGCTATCCGCGATCGCTCCAGCGGGTGCTGAATCAAAATCGATTTACGGTTGCGATTAATAAAGACTTCTTCGCTGTTGTCGAAGGATGTGCCAATCGAGAGACCACGTGGATCTCGGATGAACTCAAAGAAATCTATATTGCACTCCATCAGGCGGGTTGGGCGCACAGTTTTGAAACCTGGCAAGGGCAAGAGCTGGCAGGGGGAATCCTGGGCATTGCTATTGGCGGAGCGTTTATCGGGGAGTCTATGTTTTACCGGATTCCTGAGGGCTCAAAGGTGGCGATGGTGAAACTGGTGGAACACTTGCGATCGCGCCAATTTCTGCTTTTTGATGCTCAAATGACCAATCCTCACCTTGAACGGTTCGGTGCCTACCTTGTCTCCAATCGCAGCTACGAGAAATTGCTTCATCAAGCCGTGCGTCAGCCCTGTTTGTTCGTCTAA
- the ftsH3 gene encoding ATP-dependent zinc metalloprotease FtsH3 has protein sequence MNKRWRNVGLYALLVVVVIFLATALLDRQPQSQETWRYSEFISQVEANNVEKVDISSDRTRALVTTDDGGKVLVNLPNDPQLIDILTNNNVDIRVSPQPDDNILARIFSTLLIPFLLLIVLFFILRRAQSGPGSQAMNFGKSKARVQMEPQTQVTFGDVAGIEQAKLELAEVVDFLKNADRFTAIGAKIPKGVLLVGPPGTGKTLLAKAVAGEAGVPFFSISGSEFVEMFVGVGASRVRDLFEQAKANAPCIVFIDEIDAVGRQRGAGLGGGNDEREQTLNQLLTEMDGFEGNTGIIIIAATNRPDVLDAALLRPGRFDRQVVVDRPDYAGRLEILNVHARGKTLAKDVDLEKIARRTPGFTGADLSNLLNEAAILAARRSLTEISMDEVNDAIDRVLAGPEKKDRVMSEKRKSLVAYHEAGHALVGALMPDYDPVQKISIIPRGRAGGLTWFTPSEDRLDSGLYSRSYLQNRMAVALGGRIAEEIVFGDEEITTGASNDLQQVARDARMMVMRFGMSDRLGPVALGRQQGNMFLGRDIAAERDFSEETAAAIDEEVRNLVDQAYRRAKEVLIGNRHVLDKLADLLVEQETVDAEELQQLLSSNDVKMAAIA, from the coding sequence GTGAATAAGCGATGGAGAAATGTAGGTTTATATGCCCTTCTCGTGGTTGTGGTGATTTTTCTAGCCACCGCACTGCTCGATCGGCAACCTCAATCGCAGGAAACGTGGCGCTACAGCGAATTTATTTCGCAGGTTGAGGCCAACAACGTAGAAAAAGTTGATATCAGTTCGGATCGTACCCGTGCGCTCGTTACAACGGATGATGGTGGCAAAGTTCTGGTGAATTTGCCCAACGATCCTCAGTTGATTGATATCCTCACGAACAACAACGTCGATATCCGGGTTAGTCCTCAGCCTGACGACAACATTCTTGCCCGCATCTTCAGCACACTGCTGATTCCGTTCCTGCTGTTGATTGTGCTTTTCTTTATTTTGCGGCGTGCCCAAAGTGGCCCCGGCAGCCAAGCGATGAACTTTGGCAAGTCCAAAGCACGCGTGCAGATGGAACCCCAAACCCAGGTTACGTTTGGGGATGTAGCGGGAATTGAGCAGGCCAAGCTGGAGCTGGCTGAAGTCGTTGACTTCCTCAAGAACGCGGATCGCTTCACAGCCATTGGCGCAAAGATTCCGAAGGGTGTTCTCCTTGTCGGTCCTCCGGGAACTGGAAAAACCTTGCTCGCAAAGGCCGTTGCTGGTGAAGCAGGTGTACCTTTCTTCTCCATTTCCGGTTCTGAGTTTGTAGAAATGTTTGTCGGTGTGGGTGCGTCCCGCGTGCGCGACCTGTTTGAGCAGGCTAAGGCCAATGCGCCCTGTATCGTCTTCATTGATGAAATTGACGCGGTTGGTCGTCAGCGTGGTGCAGGTCTTGGCGGTGGTAACGATGAGCGTGAGCAAACCCTAAACCAGTTGCTCACGGAGATGGATGGTTTTGAAGGCAACACCGGAATCATCATCATCGCTGCTACGAACCGTCCTGATGTTCTAGACGCGGCACTCCTCCGTCCCGGTCGTTTTGACCGTCAGGTGGTAGTCGATCGCCCCGACTATGCAGGTCGTTTGGAAATTCTGAACGTTCACGCTCGCGGTAAGACGCTAGCGAAAGACGTGGATCTAGAAAAAATCGCCCGCCGGACGCCTGGATTCACTGGGGCAGACTTGTCCAACTTGCTGAACGAGGCAGCCATTCTCGCGGCACGTCGCAGCCTGACTGAAATCTCAATGGATGAAGTGAACGATGCGATTGATCGTGTCCTCGCTGGGCCAGAGAAGAAAGATCGGGTAATGAGCGAGAAGCGCAAGTCCTTGGTGGCTTATCACGAAGCGGGTCACGCTTTGGTCGGTGCCTTGATGCCGGATTACGATCCTGTGCAGAAAATTAGCATCATTCCTCGCGGACGGGCGGGTGGTCTCACGTGGTTTACTCCCAGCGAAGATCGCTTGGATTCTGGTCTCTACTCCCGTTCCTATCTGCAAAATCGGATGGCCGTTGCTCTGGGGGGTCGAATTGCGGAAGAGATCGTCTTTGGCGATGAAGAGATTACCACCGGAGCCTCAAATGACCTTCAGCAGGTAGCACGGGATGCCCGCATGATGGTGATGCGTTTTGGCATGAGCGATCGCCTTGGCCCTGTGGCTCTTGGTCGTCAGCAGGGCAACATGTTTCTCGGTCGCGATATCGCCGCTGAGCGGGACTTCTCCGAGGAAACCGCCGCTGCGATTGACGAAGAAGTTCGCAACTTAGTGGATCAGGCCTATCGTCGGGCGAAAGAGGTTCTCATTGGCAACCGTCACGTTTTGGATAAACTGGCAGACCTGCTGGTGGAGCAGGAAACCGTAGATGCTGAAGAACTCCAGCAACTCCTGAGCAGCAACGACGTCAAAATGGCAGCGATCGCCTAA
- a CDS encoding aminotransferase class IV, whose translation MYWYNGVLDPGETLQISIHNPGLLYGATVFTTLRVYDGTLDHSLTFWQAHCDRLRHSIQTLGWTSPDWKQIHQGAIALAQQYPILRITLFPEGQEWITGRSLPPDLSEQQQHGITAWVATPPEDYGRSLPHLKTGNYLASWQAKRDAQAYHAQEAILINAAGHWLETSTGTLWGWGKGTWWTPPLADGILPGIGRSHLMSRLRCQNERIRETSWTGDVISQLEAIAYSNAVVGVVPIHTVLINAERQRFNPKHPSIQTLVTQFHSTSSPDF comes from the coding sequence GTGTACTGGTATAACGGGGTTCTGGATCCAGGTGAAACCCTTCAGATCTCGATTCACAATCCTGGGCTGTTGTACGGTGCGACGGTTTTTACGACCCTTCGAGTCTATGACGGCACCCTCGATCATTCCCTTACCTTCTGGCAGGCTCATTGCGATCGCCTCCGTCACAGCATCCAAACCCTCGGCTGGACATCCCCCGACTGGAAGCAGATTCACCAAGGGGCGATCGCCCTAGCTCAGCAGTATCCGATTTTACGCATTACCCTGTTTCCAGAAGGACAGGAATGGATCACGGGGCGATCGCTCCCGCCTGATTTATCCGAACAGCAGCAACACGGCATCACCGCTTGGGTGGCAACTCCTCCAGAGGATTACGGGCGATCGCTCCCCCATCTCAAAACCGGAAATTATCTTGCCTCGTGGCAGGCAAAACGGGATGCCCAAGCTTATCACGCCCAAGAGGCGATTCTCATAAATGCCGCAGGGCACTGGTTAGAAACAAGTACGGGAACCCTGTGGGGTTGGGGCAAGGGTACATGGTGGACGCCACCGCTGGCCGATGGGATTCTGCCTGGAATTGGGCGATCGCACCTAATGTCCCGGTTGAGATGCCAAAATGAAAGGATTAGAGAAACGTCTTGGACAGGCGATGTTATTTCTCAGCTAGAGGCGATCGCCTACAGCAACGCCGTTGTGGGTGTCGTCCCGATTCACACCGTTCTCATAAACGCTGAGAGGCAACGGTTCAATCCCAAACATCCCTCAATCCAAACCTTAGTGACTCAATTTCACAGCACATCCAGCCCAGATTTCTAA